Proteins encoded within one genomic window of Ottowia sp. SB7-C50:
- a CDS encoding acyl-CoA synthetase, with product MPQRPKGDTPDDHYSAMQAGFRWQVPRHFNVAQVCSRRWAQTPDASKRIAVIEHQPGAGGRNHSYAELQAQADRLSAALARLGVGRGDRVAIVMPQRFETAVAYMAVLQMGAIAMPLSQLFGPEALAYRIQDAAARLALCDEASIDALLSVRAECPSLETVVGLGAAAARADHDWHALLGSAAARFAPVDTLADDPAVLIYTSGTTGPPKGALVPHRAMIGNLPGFVCSQNWFGFDPGETCPLNGTPSAARGRAGEGAGTSRAKPSLPDERKTQSVFWSPADWAWTGGLWDALLPTLYFGRPIVACNARFSPELAFEILHVHRVTHSFLFPTALKAMMKAVPRPRERYRLHLEGLMSAGEAVGDAVFAYCRDELGVVVNEMFGQTEVNYIVGNCAMNVAPMLRTDVAALPPEGAQPALGRPGGGLRALDRSVVGWPARPGSMGRGYPGHLVAVIDDEGHECPVGTPGEVAIRRTNLHGDPDPIFFLGYWGNDAATRAKFTGDWWRTGDLAVRDAEGYLWYQGRADDVFKAAGYRIGPGEIENCLVKHAAVANCAVVPKPDAARGALVKAYVVLTPEFIAARAAKSGAAGEFDRELVAALQEHVKGQLAPYEYPKEIEFIDQLPMTTTGKVQRRVLRLQEEERARQQSA from the coding sequence ATGCCACAGCGTCCGAAGGGCGACACGCCAGACGATCACTACAGTGCCATGCAGGCCGGCTTTCGCTGGCAGGTGCCGCGCCATTTCAACGTCGCGCAGGTGTGCAGCCGGCGCTGGGCGCAGACGCCGGATGCTTCCAAAAGAATAGCTGTCATCGAGCACCAGCCGGGCGCTGGCGGCCGAAATCATTCTTATGCCGAGCTGCAGGCGCAGGCCGACCGCCTGTCCGCCGCGCTGGCGCGACTGGGCGTGGGGCGCGGCGACCGGGTTGCCATCGTCATGCCGCAGCGCTTTGAAACGGCCGTGGCCTACATGGCGGTGCTGCAGATGGGCGCCATCGCCATGCCGCTGTCGCAGCTGTTCGGCCCCGAGGCGCTGGCCTACCGCATCCAGGACGCCGCAGCCCGGCTGGCCTTGTGCGACGAGGCGTCGATCGACGCGCTGCTGTCGGTGCGCGCCGAATGCCCGTCGCTCGAAACGGTGGTCGGCCTGGGCGCTGCCGCCGCGCGCGCCGACCACGACTGGCACGCCTTGCTGGGCAGCGCCGCCGCGCGCTTCGCACCCGTCGACACGCTGGCCGACGACCCCGCCGTCCTCATCTACACCAGCGGCACCACCGGCCCGCCCAAGGGCGCACTGGTGCCGCACCGCGCCATGATCGGCAACCTGCCGGGCTTCGTCTGCAGCCAGAACTGGTTCGGGTTCGATCCGGGCGAAACGTGTCCTCTGAACGGTACTCCCTCCGCCGCGCGGGGGAGGGCGGGGGAGGGGGCGGGCACATCGCGGGCAAAGCCCAGTCTGCCAGATGAAAGAAAGACGCAAAGCGTCTTCTGGAGTCCGGCAGACTGGGCTTGGACCGGCGGCCTGTGGGACGCGCTGCTGCCCACGCTGTACTTCGGCCGTCCCATCGTGGCCTGCAACGCCCGCTTCAGTCCCGAACTGGCGTTCGAGATCCTGCACGTCCACCGGGTCACGCACAGCTTTCTGTTCCCCACCGCGCTGAAGGCCATGATGAAGGCGGTGCCGCGCCCGCGCGAGCGCTACCGCCTGCACCTGGAGGGCCTGATGAGCGCTGGCGAAGCGGTGGGCGACGCCGTCTTCGCCTACTGCCGCGATGAGCTGGGCGTGGTCGTCAACGAGATGTTCGGCCAGACCGAGGTGAACTACATCGTCGGCAACTGCGCCATGAACGTGGCCCCCATGCTCCGCACTGACGTTGCTGCGCTGCCCCCCGAGGGGGCCCAACCCGCCTTGGGGCGGCCCGGCGGCGGGTTGAGGGCGCTGGATCGATCCGTGGTGGGCTGGCCGGCGCGGCCGGGTAGCATGGGGCGCGGCTATCCCGGCCACCTGGTCGCCGTGATCGACGACGAGGGCCACGAATGCCCGGTCGGCACGCCGGGCGAGGTGGCGATCCGCCGCACCAACCTCCATGGCGACCCCGATCCGATCTTCTTCCTGGGCTACTGGGGCAACGATGCCGCGACGCGCGCCAAGTTCACCGGCGACTGGTGGCGCACGGGCGACCTGGCCGTGCGCGACGCCGAAGGCTACCTGTGGTACCAGGGCCGTGCCGACGACGTGTTCAAGGCGGCCGGCTACCGCATCGGCCCCGGCGAGATCGAGAACTGCCTGGTCAAGCACGCGGCGGTGGCCAACTGCGCCGTGGTGCCCAAGCCCGACGCGGCGCGCGGCGCGCTGGTCAAGGCGTATGTGGTGCTGACTCCTGAATTCATAGCTGCTCGCGCAGCAAAGTCGGGCGCTGCAGGCGAATTTGATCGCGAGCTGGTGGCGGCGCTGCAAGAGCACGTCAAGGGGCAGCTGGCGCCCTATGAATACCCCAAGGAAATCGAGTTCATCGACCAGTTGCCCATGACCACCACCGGCAAGGTGCAGCGCCGCGTGCTGCGCCTGCAGGAAGAGGAGCGCGCCCGCCAGCAGAGCGCCTGA
- a CDS encoding ABC transporter substrate-binding protein codes for MRLYRLAVPAVMLATSALAQAGTVTVLTSFPKELTTAYQKAFEAKNPGIKVEILNKNTVAGIAYVRELPAGQRPDIMWASAPDAFEVLARNKLLQPAPETKNAAAPAKIGNYPLNDPDGLYYGQALAGYGIMWNTRYLSANKLPAPKEWKDLTRPEYFGHVAISSPSRSGTTQLTVETILQGEGWDKGWAQLLEMMGNAAAVTDRSFAVPDGVNNGQYGIGIVIDFFGLAGKFSGFPVDFVYPSMTSVVPANIALIAGGKNPEEAKKFMAFSMSTEGQQLLFDPKISRLPILPYSQLKAPAGYPDPQEVAKRAKVQFDAILSEARYQVVTSLFDQMVTFRLKELQGATKAIQEAEKALKAKPNARGSDLVRQARSLAYTPLVGAENVKNEQFLELFRKSRRDVEVSKQLSGQEQLWANKARENYAKATQLATEARGLAK; via the coding sequence ATGCGCCTTTACCGACTTGCCGTGCCCGCCGTCATGCTGGCCACGTCCGCACTGGCCCAGGCAGGCACCGTGACCGTGCTGACTTCCTTCCCCAAGGAGTTGACCACCGCCTACCAGAAGGCGTTCGAGGCCAAGAACCCCGGCATCAAGGTCGAGATCCTGAACAAGAACACCGTGGCCGGCATCGCCTACGTACGCGAGCTGCCGGCCGGCCAGCGGCCCGACATCATGTGGGCGTCGGCGCCCGACGCCTTCGAGGTGCTGGCGCGCAACAAGCTGCTGCAACCCGCGCCGGAAACGAAGAATGCCGCCGCGCCGGCCAAGATCGGCAACTACCCGCTGAACGACCCCGATGGGCTGTACTACGGCCAGGCGCTGGCCGGCTACGGCATCATGTGGAACACGCGCTACCTGTCGGCCAACAAGCTGCCCGCGCCGAAAGAGTGGAAGGACCTGACCAGGCCGGAATACTTCGGCCACGTCGCCATCTCGTCGCCCTCGCGCTCGGGCACCACGCAGCTCACGGTCGAAACCATTTTGCAAGGCGAAGGCTGGGACAAGGGCTGGGCGCAGCTGCTGGAGATGATGGGCAACGCCGCGGCCGTCACCGACCGCAGTTTCGCGGTGCCGGACGGCGTGAACAACGGCCAGTACGGCATCGGGATCGTGATCGACTTCTTTGGCCTGGCCGGCAAGTTCTCGGGCTTTCCGGTTGACTTCGTCTACCCCAGCATGACCTCGGTGGTGCCGGCCAACATCGCGCTCATCGCCGGCGGCAAGAACCCGGAAGAGGCCAAGAAGTTCATGGCCTTCAGCATGTCCACCGAAGGCCAGCAACTGCTGTTCGATCCCAAGATCAGCCGCCTGCCGATCCTGCCTTACAGCCAGCTCAAGGCGCCGGCCGGCTACCCCGATCCGCAGGAAGTGGCCAAGCGCGCCAAGGTGCAGTTCGACGCCATCCTGTCCGAGGCGCGCTACCAGGTCGTCACCAGCCTGTTTGACCAGATGGTGACCTTTCGCCTGAAGGAGTTGCAGGGCGCGACCAAGGCGATTCAAGAGGCTGAAAAAGCGCTGAAAGCCAAGCCCAATGCGCGCGGCAGCGACCTGGTCCGCCAGGCGCGCAGCCTGGCCTATACGCCGCTGGTGGGCGCCGAGAACGTGAAGAACGAGCAGTTCCTGGAACTGTTCCGCAAGAGCCGGCGCGACGTGGAAGTGTCCAAGCAGCTGTCGGGCCAGGAGCAGCTGTGGGCCAACAAGGCGCGCGAGAACTACGCCAAGGCGACGCAACTGGCGACCGAGGCGCGCGGGTTGGCCAAGTGA